In the genome of Arachis hypogaea cultivar Tifrunner chromosome 9, arahy.Tifrunner.gnm2.J5K5, whole genome shotgun sequence, the window AAACAAACAGAAATTGAGCTACAAATAGAAATTGAGCAACAAATTTCAGCTTATTTACAAAAACAGAGTAACAAATTTGATTAGAGGAATGAACAGAAATTGAGCAACATACAGAAATTGAGCTGCAAAATAGAAGACCAGCTAGTTAATTTTCAGATTATTTATTTCTCACCCTAACCAACAAACAGAAATCTGCTAACCAACAAACAGATTATTTATTTCTCATGCTAACCAACAAACAGATTTTTTGATAGTCATGCTAACCAACTAACAGAGGAAAAATCATAATTAAACTGAAATCTGAGTTCACAGAGAAAGTCGAAGTTCACAGAGTATCAATTTCACAGAGGAAGTTCACAGAGGTGAAGAACAAAGAAGATGAGTAGAGGACGAGTCACTCACCTGGGGTTGACGGAGGGCTACTGGTGTTGACTGTTGAGGACTGCGCGACGACGAAGACGATGAGAGGGCTACTGCCTGCTGGTgttgagaagatgaagatgatggagATGGAGGGCTACTGGGCAGGGAACCAGGCGAAGATGGAGGGTTACTTGGGCTGAGGACCAGGCGACGCGGTGGCGCTGATGACCTGAGACCGCGGCGACGAAGGAGGGCGACTGGGCGGCTAGGGTTCACGACGGCTAGGGTTCGCTCTTCTCTCACTGTGAGATGATTTAAAATCAGATGAATCATGAATGAATGGGGTCGGGGGAAGAAAGGGGGGTAGGGTGCTCCACGAACGGGTCGGGTCGGGTTAAgggttttttttaaaaacaataaaacagCGTCGTTTATGCAGAACCGGCCAGTCATCGGTTCGGCCCAACCGGCCAGTTTTTGGCCGGTTCACCGGTTTTTAAACAGTTCTTTTCAGCACGATTTCTACAAGAAGACCGGATCGTTTGCGTTGCCAATTTACGGTTAAACCGGTCGAATCGGCCGGTCCAAtctgattttcagaaccttggtattaatctttttgttttttgaaatggactaattttatacttttagaaatttaattgttttacaataaaatttattagattTATTTGTCTAATATGCATTAAAAGTAATGGAGGGCAAAATATGAGAACCAAAATATCTGATTTATAATTTTAAGTGTTTACTCTAGATTTTATATGAAATTGTTGAATGCAGACATAAATTAAGGATTTTGTTCTATTTGGGGAAAAAAAAGGATTAGTGTGCAACATAGAAACTTTCGCTGGTCCTTTTTTATGCAATATATGACTTTTTGTTTATTCCttgatatttattttttggagaaaaaaaattttatacatgtGCGTAGATACGGGTTTGATAGTATACTAATAATCATATATAATACACCATTCCTAATTTTtgatatagtaattattattcacacaaaatatttttatataataattaaaaattatttaataatttaattaaactgcTTAAGATCAGTACAGTGTCAGTGCCGGGGTATCAGTATCACTACACTGTATGACACAAGATTTGACAGGGGCCAATTTGGGATTTTGAGGGATTGTTAGATTAGTGTGGAAACATTGAATGTGGCCCAATATGAAGAATTGTGGCCCTGAAGGGCCCAAATTCGTTCGTGAGACCTACACTCTTCCTCACTCTTCATTCcactcccttctctctctctctctctctctctcggagGTTGCCTAATACCTTCGCTCACTTTTGTTTTCTtcatataatagataatagattgcACCTTTTCCATAAAAAAGAAGCATATAATTTAGCATAGCTGGGTAGACGAAATAGCAAGGCAGAATGGGTATCATTGAGAAGATCAAAGAGATTGAAGCCGAGATGGCTCGGACTCAGAAAAACAAAGCCACAGGTACTCATTATGTGCCACTTGCACAGTTGCACCTTTCTAAATCTTGCATATTTCATTATTATGCGTTATAACTACGATTTTCGTTATTATGATAACTGCTTTTGAATTTGTTTGTTACGCAGAGTATCATCTCGGGCAGCTCAAGGCAAAGATAGCCAAGTTAAGGACACAATTGTTGGAGCCTCCAAAAGTATTTAAAaacactttttcttttccttctcatgcCTGTATTTACTGCTTTGTGCTGTTATTAATTGTTAGTTATATCATTTTACATTTACTTTTAAGTTCAATATTTTGTTTTCCTTCACATGATTAAGTTTGTGACATGATTCTTATTGTCTTTTGGCATATGTGTTTAGCTTTAGTATGATTAGTTTTGGTTTTTGTCAAATTAATACTTGGATCCTGAATTCTTATTGCTTCTATCATTATACTGTATGAGTATACGTATTTAGCTGAGATGAATAAAAGATTCCAAGGGAGGGGTATATGGTTCTTTACTCTGTTTATGTACTCGTTGTAGTCGAAGGCGCTAAATTGACACCTGAAGCTTAAGCAATAAGGTGGGGTGCGCAAGGCCTCAGCGATTTACACCGGCTCTGCAACTGTCTCTTTAATGAGGCATTCATTCATCATGATACAACTCCTTTATCATTTTGTTGAAGTCTTGCTTACAATTGGAGAAATTTTGTTAGACTAGGTTTAGGGAATTAGTAAGGTAAAGTTAGAAGCCAAGACTACAATGAAATGCTCAAACTCAATTCCTAGTGTTGAAGAGGAGGTTGGTTCACAAATCTACGATGATGGAGAAAGAGATGTAGATCAAAGTGTTGAAAATTATGTAATATATTTGATTGCGATGCTATGAATGCACTTTGTGGTGAGATCCAGGAATTTTTCGAGACTTCAGGGCTTCCAATTCATTTACCTTAAGCCCTAATGAAATCTTATCTATTTCCCACAGAAAAGAAACAGTATAAAATGCTTTAACCCAAGAATGTATCCGTTATTGATAAGTACTAATGTTTAGAAATGTCTGGTGGGTGAATCTTTTAATTTACATATTATTTTCATGTTTAGTTCAGCATGCATATGTTTCTCAATTACTTGTCTGTCATTGTTTGATATTCTCTGGTACATAGTTTCATAAGCCACTGTATCTTGTCAAATTATGTGATAGGGATCTAGTGGAGGAGGAGAGGGATTTGAAGTTACAAAATTTGGCCATGGGCGTGTTGCACTGATTGGATTTCCAAGGTTTGCATTCTAAAATTCTTTTTCTCATTAGTTTTGGTTATCaatgttttattattttcttttgctatcgAAATTGATTAAAATATTAAAGGTGTATTGGACTTTATACCTTCACATGTTTTGTATCTGTGATGGGTTTACATGCTTTTGCTGTCTATATGTGTAAATTTCACGTGTTCCTAAAATTTCACCCTTCCAATGTTTTTTGTCATTTTCCAGTGTGGGAAAGTCAACTCTTTTGACAATGTTAACGGGCACACATTCAGAATCTGCATCTTATGAGTTCACAACTCTTACTTGCATTCCTGGCATCATACACTATAATGATACTAAAATCCAGTTGCTTGATCTTCCTGGAATTATCGAGGGTGCTTCTGAAGGCAAGGGACGTGGGAGACAGGTAAAACACAAATTTGTTGTTTCAATCATTCCTGTAGTTTTCAGGGTATTGCCTTTGCAATTAAGAATTGATAAACAACTTTTAAATAGTGCTGCTATCTTATTACCTAGTACACACTAAAAAGAGGTGATGTGGCTAGACACTTGCATTTCTTGCTTGGTTCTTTCTCCGATCTATATCCCATTTTCCTCCAAGTCAGAAACCATGTTTTTTTCCATATTACTAATCATGGAAAAGTTTTGATATGTGAATGTTCTCCCAGGTTATTGCTGTTGCTAAGTCTTCTGACATAGTATTGATGGTTCTTGATGCTTCAAAAGTAAGTTCTTCTTGGCATCTCCTACTGCAGTCTTTCAATCTTATTGTAATTAGTCTTGGTAGTTGAATGTTCTATGATGATAAGATGATatgttaattattataataaattactgCTCTAACTGGCAATAAATACAATAGCTAGCTAAGATATTGATGATCATTAAACATCATTGTTTAAAGAGACACCCTTCAATCAAGGTGAGAAACTAACCAAGTTTTTTCGTTATATAATAGTTATTTTGTATTCCCTTAAATTATTATTGTCCAACCCTCTAAACATAATGTGACTTGCATAACTCTTATGTGCCTGTTTAAGATCATTATTTTTACTGAATCATGTTTGTTACTTCATGTTCCACTTGGATAGAAACATATTTGAGTCTTCAACATATTCTCCtttactcattttttttctttcttttttttctccctGTTATTACTGTTTATGGCATAGCCGCACAAAGAATATGTTATGGTAGAGCAACACTTGTGTCTAATAGAGTGAGCTATGAGAGCTTAAGAGAGCAGTAGAACAGTTTAGAAAGCAGTGTGCCAGCTAGGATGGGGACATGGGGCAGCTGTAACTACCATAAAGCTGTCATAACTAACTTATGAATATAAAGACAGTATTCCCTTATGATagtttaatttttccttgtttggttCTCCCGGATACCCAGCTGTGTCATTTATTTCCTTCTTTTGTGGATACACTTCCAAAAAGACTGATATCACACTGATATCTTGTTCTCGAGCATTAGTGCTTCACTTTCCCTTGCGTTGTTTCCAGTTTTTACACCATGTTGCATGTTGGATTGTTCTGAGATAGTTCTCTATTTGTTATTTGTACCTTAATTGTGTCAGAGTGAGGGCCATAGGCAAATATTGACTAGGGAGCTTGAAGCTGTGGGCTTGCGGTTGAACAAGAGACCACCTCAGGTACGTTTCTAGCTGTGTCCCTGAGGATGTTTTGGGACTTAACATAAGCCTGTATTgggtttatatatattttttctgtcTGTAACATTGGAGCTTTCTTACCTGGCAGATatatttcaaaaagaaaaagactGGTGGCATCTCATTTAACAGCACTCTGCCTTTGACTCATGTGGATGAGAAGCTTTGTTATCAGATTCTGCATGAATACAAAATTCACAATGCAGAGGTACATAGCAAACTCTAGTGTAATGTCATTTAAATTTCCTTTCCaaggatgtatatatatatatatatatatatatatatgagttgtAGTTATTTCTATGATAAATATACACTTGTCCTGCTGCATTAGTTTGTTTCAATGTGGTGGAACAAGTGCGGTGAATAGATTGATAGCTTGGTTGGTGATGTGAGGTTGCTTTGATTTCTGCAAACCATGATTTTATGGTTGTGTAAGCAAACTCTAGCTAAGACTAAAGCTTAGGTGGAAATCTCAATTATGGATTCATATTTCATATCAGCCATGCACACGAGTATTTTGGATTTCAGACATGGATAATGCAGTTTTCCTGGTGCTAAAATTGAATTCAATTACCAAAGAGCAAACTCAACAAACCACATCATTGTAGAGGATTTGACACTTTGTTAAACACTGACTGTCCTAAACTTTTATGCAATTGTGCAGAGTTCCAAATACGTTTAACAacagaatttggatcctctaaattttgaattttcactttagagaataaaatatgatctctcacccttgaatagtttctctctcatgttttctcttagccccacctataaaataaatggtgagagatcacactttaccctctaaagtgaaattcaaaatttggaGAATCCAAATCCTAACAATAACCCCAATGCCCCTGAATAATTCTTTATGAAAGTCATCATTTACCCAATCGTTCCTTTTCTTTCTGAGATGTGAAGAAAAGTGTTTATATATTGATAAAATGTGAAATGTGTTTGCTACATATAATTGATGAATTCATTGTCTCTTATTAAACTTCTCTTTGCATTCTCATTTATGTTGCGTTCTCACTTCTCAGGCTTCCCTGGTAACCAGTAGTAAGTTTTGgtcccctttttttttattatttctttaaaatttattattaacgcCAAATGCTTCAACAGAGTGCATCTATTACATTGCTCATATTAACCCTCAATATCAGTGTTCCTTTCCATCTATGTTATTCCAAGTAGAAGTGAAATTGGTCGATAACTCTGATTATGGACATTAGGCAggcttttctatttatttatttttatttacatgatGATAAGTATAGTAAAATTTAAATGTAGTAAAAATATTACTGAGATCTGATTCTGCTTATAATTGCATATCCGTGTAAAGGGACTTGACTGACAACCTCTTTTTCAGATTCTTTTCCGGGAGGACGCCACAGTCGATGATCTCATAGATGTCATTGAAGGAAACCGTAAATACATGAAGTGTATATATGTCTACAACAAGATAGATGTTGTTGGTATTGACGATGTGGACAGACTAGCCCGCCAACCTAATTCTGTTGTCATTAGCTGCAATTTGAAGGTAGATTAATATTTTTAGTGTCACTTGAAGAATTTGAGACAACACATAATTTTAAccctttatctttttaaaatgtacTACAACCTAACTATTCCGGAAGCTATATATTGTTAATTTTACTCCGTTATGTTGTCGGTAACACTTTGTTTCTTGGAAACAGCTGAACTTAGACAGATTACTTTCAAGGATGTGGGACGAAATGGGTCTGGTTCGAGTTTACACAAAACCCCAAGGGCAGCAGCCTGATTTCTCTGATCCTGTGGTTCTTTCCGCGGTATGTTTCATCATGTAATATTCTTGCTAAGGAACAGTCTGCCatgttcattttaaaaattatgtcATCCTTATTTCACTTCCTCTGGCACATTATTGTAGGATAGAGGTGGCTGCAGTGTAGAAGACTTCTGCAATCACATACATAGAAGTTTGGTGAAGGATGTGAAGTATGTTCTCGTCTGGGGTATAAGTGCAAGGCACTACCCTCAACATTGTGGCCTTAGTCATATTCTTCGTGACGAAGACGTGGTTCAAATCGTTAAGAAAAAGGTTTGGATAGAAACCCTTTATCTTGTTTTCTATTCTCATTCACTTGTACATCATTGTCCATGAATTTGTGATCATTGGAGGTTGAACTTGAGATGTATCTGTGTGATGATGAGAGTGATCTTGACATGTGTATCGTTCAGGAAAAGGAGGAGGGAGGAAGGGGCCGATTCAAGTCGCATTCCAATGCTCCAGCTCGGATATCTGACAGAGAAAAGAAGGCACCACTTAAGACATAATTTGATGAAAGCGTGGTTTTTGAAAAGTTACTACAGGCTGCACGACATATATATCCAAAGCAATGGACTTTTTTTGAGTGCTCTTGCTGCATAGGGATCAAGTGCTCTTCATGTGAGCTCTTACTTTGTGAAGTCCTAGGTTGTAGCCACCCATGTGTTGTAATCCCACCACCCAcaccccctttctttctttctctcttttttttcttttataataattTCTATTGTTTGTGAATCTTGCATCTGACTTGAAAAATGAAATAGAGAGCAAAAGAAACCTGTACTGCATCTTGAAAATTTGCTGTCATATTTGCTTGTTATCATAATCCCGTTTCTCTTGTGATGCTTTGGTTTATTATAAGGAGCTCAAATACCTATTCAAAGGTGAACTGATCAAAGATATTACTCTCTGGGAAACAATAATTCACATAGACTTTATTTTACTGATATTCTTTGCTcaattattatttacaatgcaCGTTTCTCTTGTTCATTCTTTCACTAATTTGATCTCTTCGATAATGAAGGGATCGGTTAACTTGGTTTATTTTCTGATACCTCTGGGTTAAAATTAAATATCgttaaaataataatagtaaacgATTGAAGTATACTCTCTATTGTTAGCAACCGGGATCCGAATGGGAGATCGTAACTAGGAACGGCAATAGCAATGGGTGTTATTGGGCGGAGTATTGGGTATCTAtagatattaatttttaaaaaatttaaagaaaaatgaacacaatataatataatttaatataatttaaatataaatttaacataatttatatatacataaaattttcaatatacacattaaaagaaaattaaatagaaatcattttcaaaattatatagcatattttttatatataagtgaGGATATTTTATAAATTTCACTTTTTGTCGGAATTTGACGGGCCTCATGAATTGGGTTCCTCTACTCCTATCCCAGCCTATCTTTGTTTCCGTAGAAATTGTGGGTCCCAATTAAATTCTTATTGGGGATAATATTTGTAGGTATTTGCTTTCTCTCTATTTTGCTACATAAAGTAGAATAAAACAGTCTCATTTAGGGCATTTAGAATAATAGGCATTGTCTTAAAGATCAATCATCTTCTATTTACATACGACTCTATTCTTTTTTGAAAGGCCAATACAACTATATGTGGAAATATCCTTGAATTATTTAACTACGTACGAGTGCTTCAACGATCAGAAAATTAATCTTGGCAAGTCTGCAATTTTTTTCAGCCATAATATTCCTCTTGACTCTCGCGTTCGTCTGGCTGCCTCCTTAAacatttcatataataaatatcttGAGCTGCCATCTGTTATTAATAGATCAAAAAGAGCCATTTTTAACATGGTTAAGAAAAAAGTACGGAAAAGAATTCAAGGTTGAAAGCGTAACCTATTGTCTGTTGGGGAACGATTAGTTTTATTAAAAGCAATTGGGGAGGTCATTCCAATTTACACACTCTCCTGCTTCAAATTACCAGACAGTCTAATCTCTGATATTCACTCCTTCCTGACTCAGTTTTGGTGGGGTAAAAAAGGAAATGAAAGGCGAATGGCCTGGATCGCACCTAAGAAAAGAAGGAGGTCGTGGTTTCAAAGACCTTAGGGCCCAAAACCTTGCTCTATTAGGTAAACAGTATTGGAAAGTAGTGACACATTATACTTCTCTATTGGCTAGAATTTACAGAGGTAAATATTTCAGAAACGAAAATATTCTAAATGCAGAAACTGGAACACTCTTCTTGTGGATGGAGAAGTGTTTTGCAAGATAGAAATGTGGTGGAAAAAGGGTTTTTCTAGAGAATAAGTAACGGTATAAATATTCGTACATTTGATGATCCATGGATGTCTCCTCCATATCCATTATGTGCCAATAAATGTTCAACACTCGGCCATTGTTGCTCCCAGAATAAAAGACCTTATTACTGAAGAAAAAATTTGGAATCAGCCGTTAATTACAGAGATCTTCCCAAGAGATATTTCAACTAGAATTTTATCTTTGAAAATTGAAGGTGGAGATGACACACTCCAATGGGCACTGAACACACAAAAGAAGTATGATACAACATCAGGCTATAGAGTAGCATACCTATTCTTGCACCCTCCGCTTGAACTCCGTCCAACTCATATGCAGCAAATAGCCCTCTAGAtcggaaatggatcctctccatttttttttccacttgagagaataaagtgtgatctcttaactttaattctataagtgggatcagaaattaataagagagagaaaacaatgaatgatgagatcaaacacTGGACACTATCCAGTTCTTTTTTCACTCGAGAGGATCCACTCCCCCTAGATCAACCTTTGAAAGATGAAACTCCCTCACAAA includes:
- the LOC112710428 gene encoding developmentally-regulated G-protein 2; its protein translation is MGIIEKIKEIEAEMARTQKNKATEYHLGQLKAKIAKLRTQLLEPPKGSSGGGEGFEVTKFGHGRVALIGFPSVGKSTLLTMLTGTHSESASYEFTTLTCIPGIIHYNDTKIQLLDLPGIIEGASEGKGRGRQVIAVAKSSDIVLMVLDASKSEGHRQILTRELEAVGLRLNKRPPQIYFKKKKTGGISFNSTLPLTHVDEKLCYQILHEYKIHNAEILFREDATVDDLIDVIEGNRKYMKCIYVYNKIDVVGIDDVDRLARQPNSVVISCNLKLNLDRLLSRMWDEMGLVRVYTKPQGQQPDFSDPVVLSADRGGCSVEDFCNHIHRSLVKDVKYVLVWGISARHYPQHCGLSHILRDEDVVQIVKKKEKEEGGRGRFKSHSNAPARISDREKKAPLKT